A DNA window from Myxococcales bacterium contains the following coding sequences:
- the bfr gene encoding bacterioferritin, producing the protein MKGDREIIDLLNEVLTSELTGINQYFLHGRMCENWGYKKLWNFLRHESIDEMKHADKVIARILFLEGLPNLQRLGKIDVGETVPEMFASDLALEHDAIERLNRGIELARTKGDNATRALLEEILVSEEEHIDWIEVQQSLIQSLGVQNYLAQQLRDE; encoded by the coding sequence ATGAAGGGCGACCGCGAGATCATCGATCTGTTGAACGAGGTGCTCACGAGTGAGCTCACGGGCATCAACCAGTACTTTCTGCATGGGCGCATGTGCGAAAACTGGGGCTACAAGAAGCTCTGGAATTTCCTGCGTCACGAGTCCATCGACGAGATGAAGCACGCGGACAAGGTGATCGCGCGCATCCTGTTCCTCGAGGGGCTGCCGAACCTCCAGCGGCTCGGAAAGATCGACGTTGGCGAGACCGTGCCCGAGATGTTCGCGTCCGATCTGGCGCTCGAGCACGACGCCATCGAGCGGCTCAACCGGGGCATCGAACTGGCGCGCACCAAGGGCGACAATGCCACCCGCGCCCTGCTCGAAGAGATCCTGGTCAGCGAGGAGGAGCACATCGACTGGATCGAGGTGCAGCAGTCGTTGATTCAGAGCCTGGGCGTACAGAACTATCTGGCGCAGCAGCTGCGCGACGAATGA
- a CDS encoding (2Fe-2S)-binding protein, whose amino-acid sequence MSDRSVRLAVMQGARSVNEIGDACGAGTDCGACHEQLDQMASSANSSSSSTAGRCHAVPSGVGSTNP is encoded by the coding sequence GTGTCTGACCGAAGTGTCCGGCTGGCCGTCATGCAGGGCGCGCGTTCCGTCAACGAGATCGGCGATGCCTGTGGGGCAGGAACCGACTGCGGGGCCTGTCACGAGCAGCTGGACCAAATGGCGTCGTCGGCCAACAGCTCGTCCTCTTCCACCGCGGGGCGTTGCCACGCCGTGCCGAGCGGAGTAGGTTCGACGAACCCCTAA